The Nitrosococcus watsonii C-113 genome includes the window CAATACTGGGCAAGTGCTCTTTGCCAGTGGTCTCATAAATTTCGTAGCCTACATCATGCTGCTCGCAGTATTGCTTCAGAGTAAACCTGACCTGCTCGGCGCTGCAGCTGCCCGCGACTGGATTAAGAATGAGAAATAGGCGCGAATTGGCCGTGTCTGGTTCAAGCGTCTCTGCGGTTGATGTAAATTTTACATCATCATTATGTAAAGATTTCATACTCATTATCCTCAAACAATCACCTCACGGATACGTTGCATGGCAATTCCAGAATAAACATAGTGAAGTGTCCTCAAAAGGCAAGTTTTATTCCAATAAATTAAACTGGCAAACAGCGCGCCAGTAATTAGATTTGACTCTGGCGAGTACCTTCGTTTGCAGGGCAATAAAAAAGTGGTGATTTTTTATTTATATGCTATTCTTCCAATAGTAAACGTTTTACTATTGTGGTATTGAATATTATTTTTCTAACTTTCATATAGAGTATAGAGGCAATTCTCAAATGGCGGATAACTCTCCAAAAAAAGAAGTGGATGAATTAAAGGACGAACTTAGCCAACTACGTAAAGATATGGGAAGCGTAGTTTCAGCGGTAAAAAACTTGGGTCAGAGCACGGCCCGGACTACCAAAACCAAGGCCGAGCAGGAACTAGACGAAATGCTTGAGAAATTAAACCGAGCCTATTTGTCGGCCCGCGAAGGGGGTGAACGGGCGGTCATATCCACCTATAGCGAAATTGAACGGCACCCATTGGCTAGCTTGGGTGTTGCCTTTGTAGCTGGATTAATTGCAGGTAAACTGTTCTCTCAAAAATAAATCGTGACTGCCTTTGTCGAAGTTTTTCTAGCTGCGATCGAACTGATCAAAGCAGAACTGCAGCAATCGAAAATAAATCTTTTTTCTTTCCTCGCCGCGCTGGGTTTTTATCTGGCAGGGGTATTTTT containing:
- a CDS encoding DUF883 family protein, whose protein sequence is MADNSPKKEVDELKDELSQLRKDMGSVVSAVKNLGQSTARTTKTKAEQELDEMLEKLNRAYLSAREGGERAVISTYSEIERHPLASLGVAFVAGLIAGKLFSQK